Proteins encoded together in one Amblyomma americanum isolate KBUSLIRL-KWMA chromosome 1, ASM5285725v1, whole genome shotgun sequence window:
- the LOC144134906 gene encoding uncharacterized protein LOC144134906 — protein MVSALSLVTAAACICVVLCDDGHGIYKKFPPAAFTIGFGHDHGLKIAHGGLKVGVGFGGGGLGLGLLHRVGGYGGGGYGGGGGYGGGHGGGHGISIGLLGHGINLGHGGGYGGGYGGGYGGGYGGGYGGGYGHGWW, from the exons ATGGTGTCCGCG CTAAGCCTTGTCACTGCCGCCGCGTGCATCTGCGTCGTCTTGTGCGACGACGGCCACGGCATCTACAAGAAGTTCCCGCCGGCGGCCTTCACCATTGGCTTCGGGCATGACCACGGGCTGAAGATCGCGCACGGTGGCCTGAAGGTGGGCGtgggcttcggcggcggcggccttGGCCTGGGCCTCCTGCACCGTGTGGGCGGATacggaggcggcggatacggCGGCGGCGGTGGATACGGAGGTGGCCACGGAGGCGGCCACGGCATCAGCATCGGTCTCCTCGGACACGGCATCAACCTCGGTCATGGCGGCGGCTATGGCGGCGGATACGGCGGCGGATACGGCGGGGGCTACGGCGGGGGTTACGGAGGAGGATACGGACACGGCTGGTGGTAG